Genomic DNA from Synechococcus sp. UW179A:
TCAAGTCCTCGGCTCAAGGCCACACCCACCCCAAGCAGCAGACAAAGCAGCAGTGATCCCAGCAACAGCAATAGCGATAGCCACTCTCCACCGGAGAGAGGACGACGCTGGCCGATCGCATGCGGCACCGGCAGAGAAGGAGCCACGGTCTGCTGTGTCGCTTCTCTCTCCCGCAGAGCCGCGTCGTACACGCGACGGCGACGTGGATCGGCGAGCTGCTCATAGGCTTCGCGCAGAAGCCGGAACTGGCGAGCCGCATCCTGTGCCGGCAAACGGGTTGTGTCCGGAT
This window encodes:
- a CDS encoding J domain-containing protein gives rise to the protein MESKPKVLLKAMAFQAQDITYYERLGVSRSADADSLRQAFRRLSKAVHPDTTRLPAQDAARQFRLLREAYEQLADPRRRRVYDAALREREATQQTVAPSLPVPHAIGQRRPLSGGEWLSLLLLLGSLLLCLLLGVGVALSRGLELQVQPSWLVEEQTQLIDAQPGDSDGITSLSGHAA